One genomic window of Acetomicrobium thermoterrenum DSM 13490 includes the following:
- a CDS encoding sigma-70 family RNA polymerase sigma factor, giving the protein MNKIFINYMPLVLKMASMLSNGDPHLKEDLVQEGYIGLYHAIRKYDENRGHFPAFARTCVRNAMISYLRKNKTKDYVSLDAAAEVSDDLDVDEKLKQKEFLKDLFDLLTSMEREALRALLISGNIADAANLLSWPYKKTENAITRVRKKARLLMKLDKEGE; this is encoded by the coding sequence TTGAACAAAATATTTATCAATTATATGCCTCTAGTGTTGAAGATGGCTTCTATGCTGTCTAACGGCGACCCACATTTGAAAGAAGATTTGGTTCAAGAAGGTTATATAGGATTATATCACGCTATTAGAAAATATGATGAAAATAGAGGGCATTTTCCGGCATTTGCAAGAACCTGCGTCCGTAATGCCATGATATCCTACTTGAGAAAAAACAAGACGAAGGATTACGTTTCTTTGGACGCTGCAGCGGAAGTATCGGACGATTTGGACGTGGATGAGAAGTTGAAACAAAAGGAGTTTTTGAAAGATCTGTTCGATTTGTTGACGTCAATGGAGAGGGAGGCTTTAAGGGCCCTCCTAATCAGCGGCAATATCGCAGACGCTGCGAATCTGTTGTCATGGCCGTACAAAAAGACGGAGAATGCTATAACAAGGGTCAGGAAGAAGGCAAGGCTTTTAATGAAACTGGACAAGGAAGGGGAATGA
- a CDS encoding HesA/MoeB/ThiF family protein: MMTDIIEKLKAESYRKNDNVVIPFESIKNLSKEYKTPVKSIEIELLENGLIPERYERNIGTYGISGQLVLLKSKILIVGCGGLGGWNIEILARAGVGYLRLVDGDRFEPHNLNRQIIATENDLYKPKALIAAKRVKNINSGIEAEACSCMFDESTAQGLVDGMDLAIDALDNNRSRFLLFQVCKAKGIPVVHGAIGGFVGQLKVVMPGESHPLEAFGNDAPDKGIEVKLGNPPQTPALIATLQANEAIKLLLKKEGLLTDHLLWIDLEHNEWMRLKL, translated from the coding sequence ATGATGACGGATATTATAGAAAAACTGAAGGCCGAAAGCTACAGAAAAAACGATAACGTCGTTATTCCTTTTGAATCTATAAAAAATTTATCGAAGGAGTACAAGACGCCCGTCAAATCGATAGAAATAGAGCTTCTCGAAAACGGCTTAATTCCAGAACGTTACGAGAGAAACATTGGCACTTACGGAATATCTGGACAACTCGTTTTATTAAAGAGCAAAATCCTTATAGTAGGCTGTGGCGGCTTAGGAGGGTGGAACATAGAAATATTGGCACGAGCAGGCGTTGGATATCTGCGATTGGTAGATGGCGATCGCTTCGAACCACACAACCTAAATAGGCAAATCATTGCAACCGAAAATGATCTATATAAACCCAAAGCTCTTATTGCTGCCAAAAGGGTTAAAAATATAAACTCCGGGATTGAAGCGGAAGCTTGTTCGTGCATGTTCGACGAAAGTACAGCCCAAGGGTTGGTGGATGGAATGGATCTAGCTATAGACGCTTTGGATAACAACCGCTCCAGATTCCTTCTTTTCCAGGTCTGCAAAGCAAAAGGAATACCTGTCGTTCACGGCGCCATAGGAGGATTTGTGGGACAACTGAAGGTGGTAATGCCTGGAGAGTCGCATCCCTTGGAAGCTTTTGGTAACGACGCTCCAGACAAAGGAATAGAGGTAAAACTCGGCAACCCTCCCCAAACACCAGCCTTAATAGCTACTTTGCAGGCCAACGAAGCTATTAAGCTACTTTTAAAAAAAGAGGGGTTATTGACAGATCATCTGTTGTGGATCGACCTCGAGCATAACGAATGGATGCGTTTGAAATTATGA
- a CDS encoding purine-nucleoside phosphorylase — protein sequence MTYREKIVEAVNFLQENIPKTPEMAIVLGSGLGDFVEEIESSIVIPYKDIPFWPESTVPGHAGQLVCGNIGKNYVVTMNGRVHYYEGYSMDEVTFPVRVCGMLGVKTLILTNASGGINYGLSPGDLVLTYDHINFMGVNPLRRKDLDGFEPRFPDMTFLYDEELMKHCEKIASDNGISLKRGVYIAFSGPSFETPAEIRMARIMGADVVGMSTVPEAMVARQMGMRVCAISCVANYAAGMEAKPLTHEEVLEEMKKASKKLKVLLRGLCNYCSG from the coding sequence TTGACATACAGGGAAAAAATAGTTGAAGCAGTGAATTTTCTGCAGGAAAATATTCCAAAAACTCCAGAGATGGCTATAGTCTTGGGTTCCGGTCTTGGCGATTTCGTCGAAGAAATCGAAAGTTCGATAGTAATACCCTACAAAGACATTCCCTTTTGGCCCGAATCCACTGTTCCCGGCCATGCCGGGCAGCTGGTCTGCGGAAATATAGGTAAAAATTACGTCGTAACGATGAATGGGAGGGTGCACTATTACGAAGGCTATTCCATGGATGAAGTGACTTTTCCTGTACGCGTTTGCGGCATGCTTGGTGTGAAAACTCTAATATTGACCAACGCCTCCGGAGGCATCAATTATGGGCTGTCTCCGGGCGATCTGGTGTTGACATATGATCACATAAACTTCATGGGCGTCAATCCTTTGAGAAGAAAAGATTTAGATGGTTTTGAGCCGCGGTTTCCGGATATGACCTTTCTTTACGATGAAGAATTAATGAAGCATTGCGAAAAAATAGCATCCGATAACGGCATATCGTTAAAACGGGGTGTATACATAGCCTTCAGCGGGCCTTCTTTCGAGACTCCTGCTGAGATCAGAATGGCACGAATAATGGGAGCAGATGTGGTGGGCATGTCTACTGTTCCGGAAGCCATGGTGGCTAGGCAGATGGGCATGAGAGTATGTGCCATTTCATGCGTCGCGAATTATGCTGCAGGGATGGAGGCTAAACCGTTAACCCATGAAGAAGTGTTGGAAGAAATGAAAAAAGCATCGAAAAAATTAAAGGTCCTTTTACGTGGTCTTTGCAATTATTGTAGCGGATAG